One Solanum lycopersicum chromosome 4, SLM_r2.1 DNA window includes the following coding sequences:
- the LOC101250983 gene encoding 4-alpha-glucanotransferase, chloroplastic/amyloplastic: MAIHTCFTLIPSSLSSPKLPFPKNTIFPKLSKPTFMFDRKSSFQNGTAAVPAVGEDFPIDYANWLPKRDPNDRRRAGILLHPTSFPGPYGIGDLGPEAFKFLDWLHLAGCSLWQVLPLVPPGKRGNEDGSPYSGQDANCGNTLLISLEELVDDGLLKKEELPEPLPTDRVNYSTISEIKDPLITKAAKRLLSSEGELKDQLEKFRRDPNISSWLEDAAYFAAIDNSVNTISWYDWPEPLKNRHLGALEEVYQREKDFIDIFIAQQFLFQRQWKKVRDYARSKGISIMGDMPIYVGYHSADVWANKKQFLLNRKGFPLIVSGVPPDAFSETGQLWGSPLYDWKAMEKDGFSWWVRRIQRAMDLFDEFRIDHFRGFAGFWAVPSEEKIAILGRWKVGPGKPLFDAILQAVGKINIIAEDLGVITEDVVQLRKSIEAPGMAVLQFAFGSDAENPHLPHNHEQNQVVYTGTHDNDTIRGWWDNLPQEEKSNVLKYLSNIEEEDISWGLIEGAVSSVARIAIIPMQDVLGLGSDSRMNIPATQFGNWSWRIPSSTSFDSLDAEAKKLRDILATYGRL, encoded by the exons ATGGCAATTCACACTTGTTTCACACTAATAccttcttctttatcttctccCAAATTGCCATTTCCCAAAAACACTATCTTCCCAAAATTATCAAAACCCACTTTCATGTTTGATCGGAAAAGTTCCTTTCAAAATGGCACCGCTGCTGTTCCTGCTGTAGGCGAGGATTTTCCGATTGATTATGCTAATTGGCTGCCAAAACGAGACCCAAACGATCGTAGAAGAGCGGGAATTTTGCTTCATCCTACCTCGTTTCCTGGACCTTATGGTATTGGTGACCTAGGCCCCGAAGCTTTTAAGTTCCTTGATTGGCTTCATCTTGCTGGTTGCTCCCTTTGGCAG GTTCTTCCACTTGTACCGCCTGGAAAGAGAGGCAATGAAGATGGATCACCCTATTCAGGACAG GATGCAAATTGTGGTAACACACTTCTGATTTCTCTTGAAGAGCTTGTTGATGATGGTTTACTGAAGAAGGAGGAGCTTCCGGAGCCACt ACCTACAGATCGTGTCAATTACTCGACTATATCTGAGATAAAAGATCCTTTAATAACCAAG GCAGCAAAGAGGCTTCTCTCCAGTGAAGGGGAACTGAAAGACCAGCTTGAGAAATTTCGTCGGGATCCAAATATTTCGA GTTGGCTGGAGGATGCTGCTTATTTTGCTGCCATAGACAACTCTGTAAACACTATTAGCTGGTATGATTGGCCTGAACCATTGAAAAATCGCCATCTTGGAGCTCTAGAAGAAGTTTATCAACGTGAAAAGGATTTT ATTGACATATTCATTGCACAACAGTTCTTGTTCCAACGACAATGGAAAAAAGTTCGTGACTATGCACGATCCAAAGGGATCAGTATAATGGGAGACATGCCAATATATGTTGGATATCACAGTGCTGATGTTTGGGCCAACAAGAAACAATTTTTGCTG AATAGGAAAGGTTTCCCTCTTATAGTTAGTGGTGTTCCTCCAGACGCCTTTAGTGAAACTGGTCAACTATGGGGCAG CCCTCTCTATGATTGGAAAGCCATGGAGAAGGATGGATTTTCATGGTGGGTACGCCGAATTCAACGTGCAATGGATCTTTTTGATGAATTTAGGATAGATCACTTTAGAGGATTTGCTGGATTTTGGGCTGTTCCCTCTG AGGAAAAAATTGCAATTCTGGGACGGTGGAAG GTGGGACCTGGAAAACCTTTGTTTGATGCTATCTTACAAGCTGTTGGGAAGATCAATATTATAGCAGAAGACTTG GGAGTAATTACCGAGGACGTTGTTCAGCTAAGAAAGTCCATTGAGGCACCTGGAATGGCTGTACTCCAGTTTG CATTTGGCAGTGATGCTGAAAACCCTCATTTGCCTCACAATCATGAGCAGAACCAAGTAGTGTATACTGGAACGCATGACAATGATACA ATCCGAGGTTGGTGGGATAATTTGCCACAGGAAGAGAAATCCAAT GTACTAaagtatttatcaaatattgagGAAGAGGATATATCATGGGGCTTGATCGAAGGTGCAGTTTCTTCTGTAGCCCGTATTGCAATTATACCGATGCAGGATGTTCTTGGGCTTGGGAGTGATTCCAGAATGAACATTCCAGCAACTCAG TTTGGAAACTGGAGTTGGAGGATACCTAGTTCAACTAGCTTTGACAGCCTGGATGCAGAAGCAAAAAAGCTAAGAGATATACTTGCAACTTATGGGCGGTTGTGA
- the LOC101250395 gene encoding stress enhanced protein 2, chloroplastic → MHLIINPHFLSLPLFKNHLLLDSSMALRAGPVFCELKPQTQKAEPAGFIPVQKLRVSEPGQEIGKIMLQPRLTTLRSFGSDPVGVIKTKNGAFNGEDSEVSPFFATLSEYIESSKKSHDFEIISGRLAMIVFAATVSMEFVTGNSVFRKTDFQGIAEATGVCVGAVACAALFAWSSSSRTRVTRIFTLGCNTFIDSLIDQIVDGLFYENENIDWTDDDI, encoded by the exons ATGCATCTAATAATAAACCCacattttctctctctcccacTTTTCAAGAATCATCTCTTATTAGATTCTTCAATGGCCTTGAGAGCTGGACCGGTTTTCTGTGAACTTAAACCACAAACTCAGAAGGCTGAACCGGCCGGTTTTATTCCGGTTCAGAAGTTGAGAGTTTCAGAACCGGGGCAGGAGATTGGGAAAATCATGTTGCAGCCTAGATTGACTACTTTAAGATCATTCGGGTCGGATCCTGTCGGAGTGATAAAGACGAAGAACGGAGCTTTTAATGGCGAAGATAGTGAGGTTTCGCCTTTTTTCGCTACGCTATCGGAGTATATTGAGAGCTCTAAGAAGAGTCatgattttgaaattatatctGGTCGACTTGCCATG ATTGTGTTTGCAGCAACAGTGTCTATGGAATTTGTGACTGGAAATTCTGTATTCAGAAAGACTGATTTTCAAGGAATAGCTGAAGCTACTGGGGTTTGTGTTGGTGCAGTGGCTTGTGCTGCTCTTTTTGCTTGGTCTTCCAGTTCTCGCACCCGTGTTACCCGAATTTTCACCCTTGGTTGCAACACCTTCATCGATTCCTTAATTGATCAAATCGTCGATGGCTTATTTTATGAAAACGAGAATATTGATTGGACTGATGATGATATCTAG